The following are from one region of the Equus asinus isolate D_3611 breed Donkey chromosome 27, EquAss-T2T_v2, whole genome shotgun sequence genome:
- the STAR gene encoding steroidogenic acute regulatory protein, mitochondrial — MLLATFKLCAGSSYRHVRNMKGLRHQAALAIGQELNWRAPGGPTQSGWINQVRRQSSLLGSQLEDTLYSDQELAYIQQGEEAMQKALGILSNQEGWKEENQQANGDKVLSKVVPDVGKVFRLEVEVDQPMERLYEELVERMEAMGEWNPNVKEIKVLQKIGKDTVITHELAAESAGNLVGPRDFVSVRCAKRRGSTCVLAGMATQFEEMPEQKGVIRAEHGPTCMVLHPLAGSPSKTKLTWLLSIDLKGWLPKTIINQVLSQTQVDFANHLRKRLESSPAPEARC, encoded by the exons ATGCTCCTCGCGACGTTTAAGCTGTGCGCTGGGAGCTCCTACAGACATGTGCGCAATATGAAGG GGCTGAGGCACCAAGCTGCCTTGGCCATTGGCCAGGAGCTGAACTGGCGGGCACCTGGGGGCCCGACCCAGAGTGGGTGGATCAACCAGGTTCGGCGTCAGAGCTCTCTGCTTG GCTCTCAGCTAGAAGACACTCTCTACAGCGACCAGGAGCTGGCCTATAtccagcagggagaggaggcaatGCAGAAGGCCCTGGGCATCCTCAGCAACCAGGAGGGCTGGAAGGAGGAGAACCAGCAG GCAAACGGGGACAAAGTGCTGAGTAAAGTGGTCCCAGACGTGGGCAAGGTATTCCggctggaggtggaggtggaccAGCCCATGGAGAGGCTTTATGAAGAGCTTGTGGAACGCATGGAGGCCATGGGAGAGTGGAACCCAAATGTCAAGGAGATCAAG GTCCTGCAGAAGATTGGAAAAGATACCGTCATCACCCATGAGTTGGCTGCAGAATCAGCAGGAAACCTTGTGGGGCCCCGAGACTTTGTGAGTGTGCGTTGTGCCAAGCGCCGAGGCTCCACCTGTGTGTTGGCTGGCATGGCCACACAGTTTGAGGAGATGCCCGAGCAGAAAGGTGTCATCAG AGCTGAGCATGGTCCCACTTGTATGGTGCTCCATCCCCTGGCTGGAAGTCCCTCAAAGACCAAACTCACTTGGCTGCTCAGCATTGACCTCAAG GGATGGCTGCCAAAGACTATCATCAACCAGGTCCTTTCACAGACCCAGGTGGATTTTGCCAACCATCTGCGCAAGCGCCTGGAGTCCAGCCCTGCTCCTGAAGCCAGGTGTTAA